A window of Psychromonas sp. CNPT3 contains these coding sequences:
- a CDS encoding MetQ/NlpA family lipoprotein, with protein sequence MTLNIKHILSVVGLASCIALTGCNDKKEEVVDNNKINVAVIAGSEAQVAEIAAKVAKEKYGLEVNLITFSDYITPNAALDEGSVDINVFQHKPYLDQQIKDRDYKFSIAGNTFVYPIAGYSNTIKSLDQLEDGAQVAVPSDPTNLGRSLILLEQQGLIRLKDGSDLSATVLDIVENPKNLKIVELEAAQLPRSLDDVALAIINTTYASSINLSPEKDGLFVEDKKSPYVNLIVARTDNVNAVNVQTFVKAYQSEEVYQGALKIFKNGVVKGW encoded by the coding sequence ATGACATTAAACATTAAACACATTTTAAGCGTTGTCGGTCTGGCCTCATGCATTGCCTTAACCGGATGTAACGATAAAAAAGAAGAAGTGGTTGATAATAATAAGATAAATGTTGCAGTTATTGCAGGCTCTGAGGCGCAAGTTGCTGAAATTGCAGCAAAAGTGGCTAAAGAGAAATATGGCTTAGAAGTAAACCTTATTACTTTTTCAGATTATATCACGCCCAATGCGGCCCTTGATGAAGGCTCTGTTGATATCAATGTCTTTCAACATAAGCCTTATTTAGATCAACAAATTAAAGATCGTGATTATAAATTTAGTATTGCTGGCAATACCTTTGTATACCCGATTGCAGGCTATTCAAATACCATAAAATCATTAGATCAACTTGAAGATGGTGCACAAGTGGCAGTACCAAGTGATCCAACAAACTTAGGCCGCTCATTGATTTTACTTGAGCAACAAGGTCTTATTCGCTTAAAAGATGGTAGTGATTTAAGTGCGACGGTTCTCGATATTGTTGAGAATCCTAAAAACTTAAAAATAGTAGAGCTTGAAGCCGCCCAACTACCACGTTCACTCGATGATGTTGCGCTCGCTATTATCAATACCACTTACGCAAGTAGCATTAATCTTTCACCCGAAAAAGATGGTTTATTTGTTGAAGATAAAAAATCACCTTATGTTAACTTGATAGTGGCACGTACCGACAATGTTAACGCCGTCAACGTACAAACGTTTGTTAAGGCATATCAATCTGAAGAGGTGTACCAAGGTGCCCTTAAAATCTTTAAAAATGGTGTGGTAAAAGGCTGGTAA
- a CDS encoding methyltransferase, giving the protein MNELLSIANQNLILHRHPRNKKETLQAWDSADEYLINHFVDNNLAEKIKNEDELLILNDGFGALTCFFNEIKRTAVTDSYLSLSSIKLNMQRNRCIEENLLLQDSLQSFPENIKVVLIKIPKTNAYLEFLLQKLRAVISADTIVIAAGKVNMIHNSTLQLFEQYIGTTKTSLAKKKSRLIFSDVEVAFDAETEEKEIAITWEVENHKWKIHNHANVFSRNHLDIGGRYLMDNLPDGDFSNIVDLGCGNGIVGMAALEYYADSKVTFIDESYMAVDSARINTLKNFEEERSDNARFVVNNGLVGFKAASHDLILCNPPFHQQQVITDHIAWSMFNDAHFCLQEGGELIIVGNRHLDYQDKLTRIFGDCELLAENKKFVILRAIKA; this is encoded by the coding sequence ATGAATGAACTACTCAGCATTGCAAACCAAAACTTAATTTTGCATCGCCATCCAAGAAATAAAAAAGAAACGTTGCAAGCATGGGACTCTGCTGATGAATACTTGATCAATCATTTTGTAGATAACAATCTAGCAGAAAAAATAAAAAACGAAGACGAGCTACTTATCCTTAATGATGGATTTGGCGCCTTAACGTGTTTTTTTAATGAGATAAAACGCACCGCAGTCACAGACTCTTATCTTTCTCTTAGCTCGATTAAGCTGAACATGCAACGCAACCGTTGTATTGAAGAAAACCTTTTATTACAAGATAGCTTACAAAGCTTTCCTGAAAATATTAAAGTTGTTTTGATCAAGATCCCAAAAACAAACGCATACCTTGAGTTTTTATTACAAAAACTACGCGCGGTGATCTCGGCAGATACTATCGTTATCGCAGCGGGTAAAGTTAATATGATCCATAACTCAACACTGCAATTGTTTGAGCAATATATTGGCACAACTAAAACTTCACTTGCGAAGAAAAAATCACGTCTTATCTTTTCTGACGTTGAAGTCGCATTTGACGCAGAAACGGAAGAAAAAGAGATCGCGATCACTTGGGAAGTTGAAAACCATAAATGGAAAATTCACAACCATGCTAACGTGTTCTCACGTAATCACTTAGATATTGGTGGTCGCTACTTAATGGATAACTTACCTGACGGTGATTTTTCTAACATTGTCGATCTTGGCTGTGGTAATGGTATTGTCGGTATGGCTGCCTTAGAATATTATGCCGATTCAAAAGTGACTTTTATTGATGAGTCATACATGGCGGTTGATTCTGCGCGTATTAACACCTTAAAAAACTTTGAAGAAGAGCGTAGTGATAACGCTCGTTTTGTGGTTAATAATGGCCTTGTTGGCTTTAAAGCTGCGAGCCACGATCTGATTTTATGTAACCCTCCTTTTCATCAGCAACAAGTGATCACGGATCATATTGCTTGGAGCATGTTTAACGATGCACATTTTTGTTTACAAGAAGGTGGCGAGTTAATCATTGTGGGTAATCGTCATTTAGACTACCAAGATAAGCTAACGCGTATTTTTGGTGATTGTGAATTGCTTGCTGAAAACAAAAAGTTTGTTATCTTACGTGCTATTAAAGCTTAA
- a CDS encoding DUF423 domain-containing protein: MLSIPNNLKMTKSNRFFLFMASMLGATGVALGAYANHGLSTWASLQQVDYFQLAVNYQLIHALLLLMVSTLNLLMPSRYLLLSQISLLLGVCFFSGSLYLYVLMGTKIVAMITPLGGLLLICAWLFAALSFITKSKKC; the protein is encoded by the coding sequence ATGCTATCGATACCGAATAATCTTAAAATGACGAAATCGAATCGATTTTTTCTATTTATGGCAAGCATGCTGGGGGCGACGGGCGTCGCACTTGGCGCTTATGCAAACCATGGTTTATCGACTTGGGCAAGTTTGCAGCAAGTCGATTACTTTCAGTTAGCCGTGAATTATCAGTTAATACATGCGCTGCTATTATTGATGGTTTCAACGTTAAATTTATTGATGCCGAGTCGTTATTTATTGCTCAGTCAAATATCATTACTCTTAGGCGTCTGTTTTTTTAGTGGTAGTTTATATTTATATGTGTTGATGGGAACAAAAATCGTTGCCATGATAACCCCACTTGGTGGGCTATTATTGATTTGTGCGTGGTTATTTGCCGCCTTATCTTTTATTACAAAGAGTAAAAAATGTTAG
- a CDS encoding cell division protein ZapC domain-containing protein, translating to MIYLPQADWQWSIDPQDNSVSVLMGDDSVELVYQARMFISLPQKILSFSLEDVAHYTLLKEQFCAEQYTADQSCSIILHILAVTLFHKPIMPKSWQYQTCAIEALDIRSRECVYLTSDQEKVTAKYFVIDVDDKFALCLLVDTQHILTSRKTLRQGQIVKVSLDKITLIDDGDAG from the coding sequence ATGATTTATTTACCGCAAGCGGATTGGCAATGGAGTATTGATCCGCAAGATAATAGCGTTAGTGTTTTAATGGGCGATGACTCAGTTGAGCTCGTGTATCAAGCGCGTATGTTTATTAGCTTGCCTCAAAAAATACTGTCGTTTAGTTTAGAGGATGTCGCACATTATACTTTACTTAAAGAGCAGTTCTGCGCAGAGCAATACACGGCGGATCAAAGTTGTTCTATCATTTTACATATTTTAGCCGTCACGTTATTTCATAAGCCTATCATGCCTAAAAGTTGGCAGTATCAAACGTGTGCAATTGAAGCGTTGGATATTAGAAGTCGAGAGTGTGTTTATTTAACTTCGGATCAAGAAAAGGTAACTGCGAAGTATTTTGTGATTGATGTTGATGATAAGTTTGCATTATGTTTATTAGTCGATACGCAACATATATTGACCTCACGGAAAACGTTGCGCCAAGGGCAAATTGTTAAAGTGAGTTTAGATAAAATCACTTTGATAGATGATGGTGATGCAGGGTAG
- a CDS encoding nitrous oxide-stimulated promoter family protein gives MIKLPGRLGVEFKTIRAMVNIYCHNKHPAKETCAECQAFLSYANEKLDRCPYGQNKPTCNKCPIHCYKKEQREQARTIMRYAGPRMLLWHPILAFKHLHAEKHPIPQKIPEKASHRHLRKLNRHIDT, from the coding sequence ATGATAAAATTGCCCGGTAGATTAGGTGTTGAATTTAAAACGATACGTGCGATGGTTAATATTTATTGTCACAACAAACACCCGGCAAAAGAGACGTGTGCAGAGTGCCAAGCCTTTTTAAGCTATGCGAACGAAAAGTTAGATAGATGCCCCTACGGGCAAAATAAACCCACCTGTAATAAATGCCCTATTCATTGTTATAAAAAAGAGCAACGCGAGCAGGCGCGCACTATCATGCGCTATGCAGGCCCGAGAATGTTGCTTTGGCACCCTATTTTAGCGTTTAAGCATTTACACGCAGAAAAGCATCCTATTCCCCAAAAAATACCCGAAAAAGCATCACATCGTCATCTGCGAAAATTAAACCGACACATCGACACTTGA
- the pyrD gene encoding quinone-dependent dihydroorotate dehydrogenase encodes MFYCILRHFLFMLSPEKAHELSIKQLKLTHGTLLDIFYRQKVQQRPVTVMGLTFPNSLGLAAGLDKNGECIDAFGSMGFGHVEVGTVTPVAQEGNAKPRLFRVLESEGIINRMGFNNHGVDQLISKIKESSYKGIIGINIGKNRATPVEEGKNDYLICMDKIYQYAGYIAVNISSPNTPGLRSLQYGDALDDLLLALKERQGELHKKHNKYVPLALKVAPDLSDAEIESIAASLLKHKIDGLIATNTTLDRQMIQGMSHAGETGGLSGRPLQSKSTEVIKKFALHLKGEIPIIGVGGIDSVIAAKEKINAGASLVQIYSGFIYHGPKLVKDIVNNI; translated from the coding sequence ATGTTTTATTGCATTTTGCGCCATTTTCTATTTATGCTATCACCCGAAAAAGCCCATGAGCTTTCGATTAAACAGTTAAAATTAACACATGGCACTTTATTAGATATCTTTTACCGTCAAAAAGTACAACAACGTCCTGTCACGGTAATGGGTTTAACCTTTCCCAACTCTTTAGGACTTGCAGCCGGATTAGATAAAAACGGCGAATGTATTGATGCTTTTGGATCGATGGGTTTTGGGCATGTAGAAGTAGGGACCGTGACGCCAGTAGCGCAAGAGGGTAATGCCAAGCCTCGTTTGTTTAGAGTATTAGAATCAGAGGGTATTATTAACCGCATGGGATTTAATAATCACGGCGTAGATCAGCTGATCAGCAAAATTAAAGAGAGTAGTTATAAAGGTATCATCGGTATTAATATTGGTAAAAATCGCGCCACACCCGTCGAAGAAGGTAAAAATGATTATCTTATCTGTATGGATAAGATCTATCAGTATGCAGGCTATATTGCGGTTAATATTTCATCACCAAACACACCGGGACTACGCTCTTTACAGTATGGCGATGCATTAGATGATTTACTTTTGGCCCTTAAAGAGCGCCAAGGTGAATTGCATAAAAAACATAATAAATACGTACCTTTAGCATTAAAAGTAGCGCCTGACTTAAGTGATGCAGAGATAGAGTCAATTGCAGCATCATTGTTAAAACATAAAATTGATGGTTTGATTGCCACGAATACTACATTAGACAGACAGATGATCCAAGGCATGTCACATGCGGGTGAAACCGGTGGTTTAAGTGGACGTCCATTACAAAGTAAAAGTACTGAAGTTATCAAGAAATTTGCACTGCATTTAAAAGGTGAGATCCCAATCATTGGTGTCGGTGGTATTGATAGCGTGATCGCTGCCAAAGAGAAGATAAATGCGGGAGCAAGTTTGGTACAAATTTACAGTGGTTTTATTTACCATGGACCAAAATTAGTGAAAGATATTGTCAACAATATTTAA
- a CDS encoding methionine ABC transporter permease, with amino-acid sequence MSFNLIIQWWENNTRMIQLLIEALGQTLNMVFSSGLIGFAIGIPLGVLLHISKKNGLLENSILNRVLGIVVNIGRSIPFIILLVAIIPFTRFIVGSSIGTAAAIVPLTIGAIPFIARLVEGALLEVPNGLVEAAQAMGASPLQIIIKVLLPEALPGIINAGIITLVTLVGYSAMAGTVGGGGLGDVGIRYGYQRFDGTVMFITVVMLVILVQIIQSIGDHLVKRVDHR; translated from the coding sequence ATGTCGTTTAATTTAATTATACAATGGTGGGAAAATAACACCCGCATGATACAACTGTTAATAGAGGCCCTCGGACAAACCTTAAATATGGTGTTCTCTTCAGGCCTTATCGGTTTTGCTATCGGCATTCCCTTAGGCGTTCTTCTGCACATAAGCAAAAAAAATGGCTTACTTGAAAACAGCATTTTAAATAGAGTTTTAGGCATTGTTGTTAATATTGGGCGCTCTATTCCTTTTATTATTTTGTTAGTGGCTATTATTCCCTTTACTCGGTTTATCGTGGGTAGCTCCATTGGCACAGCTGCCGCCATCGTCCCCTTAACCATTGGCGCGATCCCTTTTATTGCCCGTCTTGTCGAAGGTGCCTTATTAGAAGTTCCGAACGGTTTAGTTGAAGCGGCCCAAGCAATGGGCGCATCCCCGTTGCAAATTATCATTAAAGTATTATTGCCAGAAGCACTACCGGGCATTATTAATGCGGGTATTATCACCTTAGTTACACTCGTTGGTTACTCTGCAATGGCAGGTACCGTCGGTGGCGGTGGCTTAGGCGATGTCGGTATTCGTTATGGTTATCAGCGTTTTGATGGCACGGTTATGTTTATCACCGTCGTCATGCTGGTTATCTTAGTTCAAATAATTCAATCGATTGGCGATCATCTTGTTAAACGCGTAGATCATCGTTAA
- a CDS encoding PhnA domain-containing protein produces MPILAALNERNSASCELCSATKNLAVFEVPPVKEPNSDKSVLVCETCATQLNKEVEMDSDHWRCLNDSMWSQVPAVQVTAFRLLTRLSKTEIWAQDLLDMMYLEDETRAWADYGVAADDIEEVAPTRDSNGSILLAGDNVTLIKDLDVKGGNFTAKRGTPVRNISLTDNPEHIEGRVNGVRIVLLTCYLKKMPLFDA; encoded by the coding sequence ATGCCCATTTTAGCCGCCCTTAATGAGCGTAATAGCGCATCATGTGAATTGTGTAGTGCAACAAAAAATTTAGCTGTTTTTGAAGTGCCACCAGTTAAAGAGCCTAATTCAGATAAATCTGTTTTAGTGTGTGAGACTTGTGCTACTCAGCTTAATAAAGAGGTTGAGATGGACAGTGATCATTGGCGCTGTTTAAACGACAGTATGTGGAGTCAAGTACCTGCAGTACAAGTAACGGCTTTTCGATTATTAACACGTTTATCTAAAACCGAAATTTGGGCGCAAGATTTACTTGATATGATGTATCTTGAAGATGAGACGCGCGCTTGGGCCGATTATGGCGTTGCTGCTGATGACATTGAAGAAGTTGCACCAACACGCGACTCTAACGGCAGTATTTTACTTGCTGGTGATAATGTTACCTTGATCAAAGATTTAGACGTAAAAGGTGGGAACTTCACCGCTAAGCGCGGTACACCCGTACGTAATATTTCGTTAACAGATAATCCAGAGCATATAGAAGGGCGCGTTAATGGCGTGCGCATTGTACTTCTAACCTGTTATTTGAAAAAGATGCCTCTTTTTGATGCATAA
- the metN gene encoding methionine ABC transporter ATP-binding protein MetN: MIKIQNVNKIFYQGEKQIPALQDINLNIAQGSIFGVIGASGAGKSTLIRCVNLLERPTTGAVIVDGIDLTTLSARDLTLARRKIGMIFQHFNLLSSRSVFANIALPLELAGVDKKSIQLKVNTLLDLVGLTDKKDTYPANLSGGQKQRVAIARALASDPKVLLCDEATSALDPASTLSILNLLRKINKTLNLTILLITHEMAVVKGICSEVAIIGDGKLVESGKVGDIFAHPKTELARDFIRSTLDLTIPEDYQARLHASPVQNSYPLLRLEFTGNSVDAPIISQLARKFNIDISILSSNMDYVGGLKFGLMLAEVFGSPEATKEAITFLKEQKIEVEVLGYVV; the protein is encoded by the coding sequence ATGATAAAAATTCAAAACGTAAATAAAATATTTTATCAAGGGGAAAAACAGATCCCAGCCTTGCAAGATATTAATCTAAATATTGCACAGGGAAGCATTTTTGGTGTGATCGGCGCATCGGGTGCAGGGAAAAGTACCTTGATCCGTTGTGTTAATCTATTAGAGCGCCCCACGACAGGTGCTGTGATTGTTGATGGTATCGATTTAACAACGCTATCGGCTCGCGATCTTACTTTGGCGCGTCGTAAAATTGGTATGATTTTCCAACACTTTAATTTACTGTCATCTCGCAGTGTTTTTGCCAATATCGCCTTACCGCTGGAACTCGCAGGGGTCGATAAAAAAAGCATACAACTCAAAGTAAATACCTTACTCGATCTTGTTGGCTTAACCGATAAGAAAGACACCTACCCTGCTAATTTAAGTGGTGGACAAAAACAACGTGTGGCGATTGCGCGCGCATTGGCATCAGATCCTAAAGTCTTGTTGTGTGACGAAGCCACCAGTGCCCTTGATCCTGCCAGTACACTTTCTATTTTAAACTTACTGCGCAAAATAAATAAAACATTAAACCTGACCATTTTACTGATCACCCATGAAATGGCCGTTGTTAAAGGGATCTGTAGCGAAGTCGCTATTATTGGTGATGGAAAATTGGTTGAGAGTGGCAAGGTGGGTGATATTTTTGCGCATCCCAAAACTGAATTAGCCCGAGACTTTATACGCTCTACTCTCGATTTAACCATTCCAGAAGATTACCAAGCGCGTTTACATGCAAGCCCTGTGCAAAATAGTTACCCTCTTTTACGTTTAGAGTTTACGGGCAACTCCGTAGATGCGCCGATAATAAGCCAATTAGCAAGAAAATTTAATATTGATATCAGCATATTAAGCTCAAACATGGATTATGTCGGTGGATTAAAATTTGGCTTAATGCTGGCTGAAGTCTTCGGTAGCCCAGAGGCAACCAAAGAAGCAATTACCTTTTTAAAAGAGCAAAAAATAGAAGTCGAGGTGTTAGGATATGTCGTTTAA
- the tsaB gene encoding tRNA (adenosine(37)-N6)-threonylcarbamoyltransferase complex dimerization subunit type 1 TsaB: protein MTKTLKVLCVDTSTEACSVALLIKNENEKIISDHFMLAPREHTRKILPTIELILTQANVALSDIDVIAYGRGPGSFTGVRIGISIAQGLAFGIDKKMLGVSTLQAMAQQAYDVEQITEVYAAIDARMGEVYFGHYKYDGELMTLVDVEQVIKPSDLGALTLSLETHICRVGTGWQAYPELETYFSNLKILDIEFPSARYMLKQVEKGIEMQETQLPENALPVYLRDKVTWKKLPGRE, encoded by the coding sequence ATGACTAAAACATTAAAAGTGTTATGTGTTGATACATCAACAGAAGCATGCTCAGTTGCATTACTTATTAAAAATGAAAATGAAAAGATAATTAGCGATCATTTTATGCTCGCACCACGTGAACATACACGTAAAATATTGCCGACCATTGAATTGATATTGACCCAAGCAAACGTCGCGTTAAGTGACATTGACGTCATTGCTTATGGACGTGGCCCAGGTAGTTTTACCGGCGTGAGAATTGGCATCAGTATTGCACAAGGTTTAGCATTCGGTATAGATAAAAAGATGTTGGGCGTATCAACACTACAAGCGATGGCGCAGCAAGCCTATGATGTTGAACAAATAACGGAAGTCTATGCTGCTATCGATGCGCGCATGGGAGAAGTTTATTTTGGTCATTACAAATATGATGGCGAATTAATGACATTGGTTGATGTTGAACAAGTGATCAAACCGTCAGATTTAGGTGCGCTAACATTAAGCTTAGAGACACATATTTGCAGAGTGGGTACGGGGTGGCAAGCTTATCCTGAATTAGAGACCTATTTTTCAAATTTAAAAATACTGGATATTGAATTTCCCTCCGCTCGCTATATGTTAAAGCAAGTTGAAAAAGGCATTGAGATGCAGGAAACGCAGTTACCAGAAAATGCATTACCGGTTTATCTTCGTGATAAAGTCACGTGGAAAAAACTACCCGGTAGAGAATAA
- a CDS encoding ATP-dependent DNA helicase, whose translation MISSFFSTRGPLSKKLTHYITRDAQVEMAEAVVCAIDKKEQLLVEAETGTGKTFAYLAPALLSYNKNNDASIIISTGSKALQEQLYLKDLPLLIETTGFTGSVSLLKGRSNYLCRERFNRFILESQRKEKALQITLVKIKNWSLKTKMGDISEIDFLAEDAFILSAITSNNDNCLGRECPCFDDCFIVNARKKAMQADLLVINHHLFFADLAVKETGFGELIPEASVYIFDEAHQLPDIASVYFGESLSTRQLIDLAKDIDFVYRMELREAKQMAKAADQLRVSALDFRLAFAMDKGTGSWREKSKQRVMQLHVQRLLQVMQFLNSVLLERLGKSELLDHCFERLATFTLLFKKLNEVNSSGFSYWFDCSAQHVTLNITPLSVAKRFQEECEKKNAAWIFTSATLSVQGKFHHFMDLLGLQKSKALQLNSPFNYAEQTLFVVPRLFPEPGTPGLANILVDELSPVIRASKGRCFFLCTSHAMMNQLAIGFRQTLTLPVLLQGEKSKQALLKEFVEHGNALLVATSSFWEGVDVRGQTLSCVIIDKLPFSSPEEPLLKARIEDALLKGKDPFFDVQLPQAVIAFKQGIGRLIRAEQDKGVLIVCDNRLVTRKYGDLFLNSLPAMPRTRTLQNAIDFLKNID comes from the coding sequence TTGATTTCATCTTTTTTTTCAACACGTGGTCCTCTCAGTAAAAAATTAACGCATTATATTACACGTGACGCGCAAGTAGAAATGGCGGAAGCTGTTGTCTGCGCTATTGATAAAAAAGAACAATTATTGGTCGAGGCTGAAACCGGTACCGGAAAGACCTTTGCCTACCTTGCGCCTGCCTTACTCTCATATAATAAAAACAATGACGCCTCTATTATCATATCAACAGGCAGTAAAGCCCTACAAGAGCAGTTATATTTAAAAGATTTACCGCTTTTAATAGAAACTACGGGATTTACTGGCTCGGTAAGCTTATTAAAAGGGCGCAGTAACTATCTTTGCCGAGAACGCTTTAATCGTTTTATATTAGAGAGCCAACGAAAAGAGAAAGCCTTACAGATAACCTTAGTTAAAATAAAAAATTGGTCGCTTAAAACCAAAATGGGCGATATCTCTGAAATTGATTTTTTAGCAGAAGATGCGTTTATATTATCTGCTATTACCAGCAACAATGATAATTGCCTTGGGCGAGAGTGCCCATGTTTTGATGATTGCTTTATTGTTAATGCCAGAAAAAAAGCGATGCAGGCTGATTTATTGGTGATAAATCACCATCTTTTCTTTGCAGATCTTGCGGTCAAAGAGACCGGTTTTGGGGAGCTTATTCCTGAGGCAAGCGTGTATATTTTTGATGAAGCGCATCAATTACCCGATATCGCCAGCGTCTATTTTGGAGAGTCTCTCTCCACGCGTCAATTAATCGATTTAGCCAAAGATATTGATTTTGTGTATCGCATGGAGCTACGAGAAGCTAAACAGATGGCGAAAGCCGCTGACCAATTACGTGTTTCAGCGCTTGATTTTCGCCTTGCGTTTGCGATGGATAAAGGCACCGGAAGTTGGCGAGAAAAATCCAAACAACGGGTCATGCAATTACATGTTCAACGCTTATTACAGGTGATGCAGTTTTTAAATTCGGTGTTATTAGAGCGTCTTGGAAAAAGTGAGTTATTAGATCATTGTTTTGAACGTTTAGCGACGTTCACGCTATTATTTAAAAAGTTAAATGAAGTCAATAGCAGCGGTTTTAGCTATTGGTTTGATTGCTCTGCGCAGCATGTCACCTTAAATATTACGCCTCTTAGTGTGGCGAAACGTTTTCAGGAAGAATGTGAGAAAAAAAATGCAGCGTGGATTTTCACGTCGGCCACTCTTTCCGTGCAAGGAAAATTCCACCATTTTATGGATTTGTTGGGTTTACAAAAGAGTAAAGCACTGCAATTAAATAGCCCGTTTAATTATGCGGAGCAAACATTATTTGTGGTGCCTCGCTTATTCCCTGAGCCGGGAACGCCAGGTTTAGCCAATATTCTTGTAGATGAACTCTCCCCGGTGATAAGGGCCAGTAAAGGTCGGTGTTTCTTTCTTTGTACGAGTCATGCCATGATGAATCAGCTGGCGATAGGGTTTCGACAAACCTTAACTTTGCCTGTATTATTACAAGGCGAAAAAAGCAAACAAGCCTTATTAAAGGAGTTTGTTGAGCATGGTAATGCCTTACTGGTTGCGACCAGTAGTTTTTGGGAAGGTGTGGATGTTCGCGGGCAAACGTTATCGTGCGTGATCATTGATAAACTGCCGTTTAGCTCTCCTGAAGAGCCCTTATTAAAAGCCCGTATTGAAGATGCGTTATTAAAAGGTAAAGATCCCTTTTTTGATGTGCAACTACCGCAAGCGGTGATAGCCTTTAAGCAGGGGATTGGCCGTCTTATTCGCGCTGAGCAAGATAAAGGTGTATTAATTGTGTGTGATAATCGTTTAGTGACGCGAAAATATGGGGATCTGTTTCTAAATAGTTTACCCGCGATGCCACGTACACGTACGCTACAAAATGCGATTGATTTTTTAAAAAATATAGATTAA
- the rlmM gene encoding 23S rRNA (cytidine(2498)-2'-O)-methyltransferase RlmM produces the protein MLGILLYCRPGFENDCANEVQDKASALDVFGFIKTQRQSGYVFYQCYNPEDVLELANGLDYSQLIFARQMIVIKTLIKDLPLEDRITPILEVTRDLPMGGDLYVETPEGDETKPLLTFCRKFTVPLRQALKKQKSLTAKENRKKICYHLCFLDNQSAYIGYSLVGNRNEQYMGIMRLRFPSEAPSRSTLKLEEAVHTFLTAEEREERFTSGMRAVDLGACPGGWTYQLVRQGMFVSCVDNGAMAQALMDSGQVTHYMEDGFKFEPDRKNIYWLVCDMIEKPKRVAQLIAKWLVEGWCKETIFNLKLPMKKRYQEAQQDIKLITDQLEEAGLQYQLQAKHLYHDREEITVHISVLGNVWGKKVGPDE, from the coding sequence ATGTTAGGTATTTTATTATATTGTCGTCCCGGTTTCGAAAATGATTGTGCGAATGAAGTTCAAGATAAAGCAAGTGCACTTGATGTTTTTGGGTTTATTAAAACGCAACGCCAGAGTGGCTATGTATTTTATCAATGTTATAACCCAGAAGATGTTTTAGAGCTTGCTAACGGTCTTGATTATTCACAGTTGATTTTTGCTCGTCAAATGATCGTGATAAAAACGTTAATTAAAGACTTACCGCTTGAAGATCGTATCACGCCTATTTTAGAGGTGACGCGCGATTTACCGATGGGAGGGGATTTATACGTAGAAACGCCAGAAGGGGACGAAACAAAACCTCTACTGACTTTTTGTCGTAAATTTACCGTGCCATTACGCCAAGCATTAAAAAAACAAAAGAGCTTAACTGCCAAAGAAAACCGTAAAAAAATATGTTATCACTTATGCTTTTTAGATAATCAATCAGCTTATATTGGTTATTCTTTAGTGGGTAACCGTAATGAGCAATATATGGGCATTATGCGCTTACGTTTCCCAAGTGAAGCGCCGAGCCGCTCTACATTGAAACTCGAAGAAGCAGTGCATACTTTTTTAACAGCAGAAGAGCGTGAAGAGCGCTTTACATCGGGTATGCGTGCGGTTGATTTAGGCGCTTGTCCTGGAGGCTGGACTTATCAATTAGTACGTCAAGGTATGTTTGTAAGCTGTGTTGATAATGGTGCTATGGCGCAAGCATTAATGGACAGTGGGCAAGTCACCCATTATATGGAAGACGGTTTTAAATTTGAACCTGATCGTAAAAATATTTATTGGTTAGTTTGCGATATGATTGAGAAACCTAAGCGGGTGGCACAATTAATAGCAAAATGGTTGGTTGAAGGCTGGTGTAAAGAAACAATCTTTAACTTAAAGCTACCGATGAAAAAGCGTTACCAAGAAGCGCAACAAGATATTAAATTGATCACCGACCAGCTTGAAGAAGCAGGCCTTCAATATCAGTTACAAGCGAAACATTTGTATCATGATAGAGAAGAGATCACTGTCCACATTAGTGTGTTAGGTAATGTATGGGGCAAAAAAGTAGGGCCAGATGAATAA